The genomic DNA AAATACCGAAGCTAAAGAAAAACAAGAGCGTTTAATTAACCAAAGTTTGGATTTAGCTAGACTATCTCAAGGTTTATTAAAAGGGAAAGAATTAAGCGATTTTGTAAAACGCAGTTATGAGATGATCAAGTAATCTCTATAAATTAATTTAAAAAGCCACTTCAATTTGAAGTGGCTTTTTTTATTTAACTAAACCGTTTCAGTTGTAGACTCTAAAACACTAATATCTGCTTTATCATCTACTTTATAAACTACAGCTTTAACAGCTTCAATTTGTTTTCTGTTTTTTGTTATTAAAATTAACTTTCCTTGAGAATCATGGTGTATTAATTTTAATATTGTATTAGTATGCTTTTTGTTATTTAAAAAAGCCTCTTGTATAAGTAAATTCTTTTCAGAAAAAACAAATACCGTCATGTGCATTGCAGATTGCTTAATATAATAAGCTATGGTTTTACTAATAGCAATTATAGCAACAATACTATAAGCAGCCATTGTAAAATCGTTAAACACAAAAATACCCAAAGCAATTACAATACCATCTACCATTAATATTAATTGACTAAAAGGACGTTTAATTTTTTTTGCCAGTATACGAACTAAAATATCATTTCCGCCAGTAGTTGCACCAGCTTTCATTACCATAAAAACAGAAAAACCAATAATTACACCACCAAATAACGATGAGATTAAAACATCTTCTACAAATATTTTATTTCTAAATATTTTGGTAAAAATGTCTATATAAAAAGACACCAACACCATTGAAAATGCTGTTTTTAAACCTGTTTTTTTTCCCAATACTTTTGTTCCCCAAAGTAATAATGGAATATTTATACACAAAGCCACTATACCAACAGATAAACCTGTAAGTTTATTTATTACAATACTTAAACCCAAAATACCACCTGGCACAATATTATGTGGTATAATAAATATTACATACGCTATAGCCAATATTAATGACCCAATCATGACATTAGTATAGCTTTTTAATTCTTTAATTGTTTGCTCTCTTTTTAGTAATACTGTGATTTTTCTTATCATAATACTAGGTATAAAAAAATCCCTTTGATTTAGTGTAAAATCAAAGGGATTAAAAGTTTCTATTTCTTATTAATTTAAACGCTTTGATATTTGGATATAATCGACTTCTTACACATAAAATTATGTGCATTACTTTTAATATTAATCGATATAAGGTTTAAAAAATTCATTTTACTATGGTTAAAAAAAAAGCGTTCTATTAAAAAATAGAACGCTTTATATATGGTTTTATAATATACGCTCTATGCTTTGGAAGTTGACATCCAAAACATTTTACAAATACTATTTAATTTATTGTTTCTCATAATTATACTGCAAAGGTAAATTTAATTTTTATAATCAAACCTTTCTTTTGTTAAATTAATTTTAAATAAAATTAAAAAATACTATGCGTGCATAGTATTTTTTATCAATAAATAACTACCTTATAGGCTTTCTATTATAACTATGAATGAAAAACTTATTTCTAAAAAAAAACCAGCATATCCTATAACAGATAAGTTGTCAAAATACCTTAGTGAGCAAGGCCGAAACATAAAAATTCCAATTTTTTATGATGACCTTTTGCGCTTTCAAGGTGCAGTAGAAATTTTTGATGATAATGATAATGATACACTTTGGGTAAGCTGTTATTATGCCGAGCATGAAAGAGATGAAATAGAGTTAAGTTTAAAACAAATGTATTCTATATTACATTCAGACGGTAGTGACTCTATTCTACCCTATTTAAATATTGATAGTATTGATTTTTGCACATTTGGTAATACTAAACCTTTTCGTATAAAAGTTAGAAACGTATTAAATGATAACTATATATTTTTATATATAAAAAAAGCAGATGCTTCTAGAATTTACGGTTTAGAACTTGAACATATTCTATCGCCCAACCACATAAACTTTTTAGTTCATAAAGACACTTTAATAGAAGAACATATTTCTGGAATTCCTGGTGACACTTACATAAGCGAATACCTAAATAAAATTACAGAACAAGATAAACGTGCATTAGCCAAAGAGTTTGTTAAATTTAATGAGCGCTGCTTTGTAAGACTTTTGGCAGATATGCGCTCGTATAATTATGTAATAGTAATTACTCATGATTTCGACCGTATTCAATATAGAATTCGCGCAGTAGATTTCGACCAGCAAAGTTATGAAGGTAACCCAAAAGTATATAAACCACAGTTTTTAAAAGAAAACAATGCTTTAGTAAAAATGAGTATAGAGGTTTTAGCTAAAGAGTCGATAGAACAATATAAAAAAGAAGAACGTTCTCTTCTAGCAAAGCGAGCAACAAGCGAACAGGAACGCTTACAGGATTTAATTAATTGCATGAAAGAAGATACAATTTCTACAAATGCTAAAATTAAAGAATTAAGGTCTGGCTTATTTAAACTTACTAACGATGTAAGATTTAAACGCTCTAAAAACATGGGAGAATTACTAAAGTCCGCATTAGATTTTATTATAAGAAATTACCAAAACGAAAATCCATATATTATAAAATAACACACAACTAAAACACACTACTACAAAATGAAAATTAAAAAAGTTCTTGTTGCTAACAGAAGTGAAATTGCTATTCGCGTTTTACGAGCTTGTACAGAGTTAAACATAACAACTGTAGCCATTTATACGTACGAAGATCGCTACTCGCAACATAGAAATAAAGCTGATGAATCTTACCAAATTGGAGAAGACAACCAACCATTAAAACCCTATTTAGATATTGAAGCCATAATAGATTTGGCAAAATCTAAAAATGTAGACGCCATACATCCAGGTTATGGTTTTTTATCAGAAAACTCAGAATTTGCAAGACAATGTGCCGCTAATGGGATTATTTTTATTGGTCCAGACCCAAAGGTTATGGACGCTTTAGGTGATAAAATTACTGCAAAAAAAGTAGCAGTAAAATGTAATGTACCAATTATAGAAAGTAATAAAAAGAAACTAACCTCTTTAAAAGTAGCGCTTTCTCAAGCCGAAACTATAGGTTATCCTATTATGCTTAAAGCTGCTTCTGGTGGCGGCGGTCGTGGTATGCGAATTATTAGAAAAGCTGAAGATTTAGAACTAAATTTTGACTCAGCAAGAAATGAAGCATTAAATGCTTTTGGAGATGACACCATGTTTTTAGAAAAATATGTTGAAGACCCAAAACATATTGAAGTGCAAATTGTTGCAGATAATCATGGTAATATTCGCCACTTACATGAACGCGACTGCTCTGTACAACGTCGACATCAAAAAGTAGTTGAAATTGCACCATCACATAATGTAAGTGAAAATGTTAAACAACAATTATATAAATATGCTGTTTCTATTGCCAAGGAAGTAAATTATAATAACATTGGTACAGTAGAGTTTTTAGTAGATAGAGAAGATAATATTTACTTTATAGAAGTTAATCCAAGAATACAGGTAGAACATACCGTTACCGAAATGGTTACAGGTATAGATTTGGTAAAAACACAAATTTTTGTTGCTGGTGGTTACAAATTAAGCAGCCAACAAATAAAAATATACGATCAAGATTCTATTGCAACCTATGGTTTTGCATTACAATGTAGACTTACAACCGAAGATCCTGCCAATAACTTTACACCAGATTATGGTAATGTAACAACATATCGTAGTGCATCTGGTATGGGTATTCGTTTAGACGCTGGTAGTATATACCAAGGCTATCAGGTAAGTCCGTTTTTCGATTCTATGTTAGTAAAAGTTTCATCACATGGTAGAACCTTAGATGGTGCTACGCGTAAAATGATTCGAGCTTTAAAAGAATTTAGAATTCGTGGTGTAAAAACTAACATTCACTTTTTACAAAATGTAATTCAGCATCCAACGTTTAAAGATGGAAAAGTAACCGTTAATTTTATTCAAAATACGCCTGCACTTTTCAAAATAAAATTACCACAAGATAGAACTTCAAAAGTAGTTAAGTATTTAGCTGAAACTATAGTAAATGGCAATCCAGATGTAAAGTTTATTGAAGAAAACAAGGTGTTTAGAAACCCTAAAATTCCAAAGTTTAGTTTATCTGAAGCTTATCCAAAAGGCACAAAAGATTTACTTACAGAGTTAGGACCAGAAAAATTTTGTGCTTGGTTAAAAGATGAAAAGAAAATTCATTTTACAGATACCACAATGCGAGATGCACACCAGTCACTATTAGCAACACGTATGCGAACGTTCGATATGCTTAAAGTAGCCGAAAGTTATGCAAAAAACCATCCTAATACATTTAGTATGGAAGTTTGGGGTGGCGCAACTTTTGATGTTTGCTTACGTTTCCTGCACGAAAGTCCATGGACACGCTTAAGAGAATTGCGTAAAGCAGTACCCAACATATTATTTCAAATGCTATTACGAGGTTCTAATGGTGTTGGTTATAAAGCTTATCCAGATAATTTAATAGAGAAGTTTGTAGAAAAATCTTGGGAAAATGGTGTTGATATTTTTAGAATTTTCGACTCCTTAAACTGGGTAAAAGCTATGGAACCAAGTATAAATTATGTTCGTAATAAAACTGGCGGAATTGCAGAGGCAGCATTAAGTTATACTGGCGATATTTTAGATGTTAATGAAACAAAATACAACCTAAAATACTATACACAACTTGCTAAAGATTTAGAAAATGCTGGTGCGCACATGATTGCCATAAAAGATATGGCAGGTTTATTAAAACCTTATGCAGCAACCGAATTGGTTTCGGCGTTAAAAGACACAGTAAATGTACCAATTCATTTGCATACTCACGATACCTCATCACTACAAACAGCAACCTATTTAAAAGCTATTGAAGCTGGTGTAGATGTTGTAGATGTAGCATTAAGTGGCTTATCTGGTTTAACCTCACAACCCAACTTTAATGCGGTTGTAGAAATGATGAAAAACCAACCAAGAGCTCACGACTTTAATATGCCAAAACTTAATGAGTTTAGTAACTTTTGGGAAGACACTCGTGAGTTGTATTATCCTTTCGAGTCTGGTTTAAAAGCTGGTACCGCAGAGGTTTTTGAACATGAAATTCCTGGCGGACAATATTCAAATTTAAGACCGCAAGCTACAGCTTTAGGTTTAGGAGATAGATTTGATGAGGTTAAAAAAATGTATGCTGCCGTAAATAAACTCTTTGGTAATTTGGTTAAAGTAACACCTAGCTCTAAAGTGGTTGGTGATATGGCTATTTTTATGGTAACTAATAATCTTACTACAGAAGATGTTATGGAGCGTGGTGAAGAAATTTCGTTTCCAGAATCGGTAATTAGTTTCTTTAAAGGAGATTTAGGTCAGCCAGCTGGAGGATTTCCTAAAAAGCTTCAAAAAATAATTCTAAAAAACAGAAAGCCATATACTAATAGACCAAATGCTCATTTAGAACCTATAGATTTTGATACTGAGTATAAAGCCTTTAAAAAGAAATTTCAAAAAGGATTTACAAGAGCTATAGAAATGGAAGATTTCTTATCGTACACTCTATATCCAAAAGTTTTTGAAAAAGCTCATGAGAATTATAAAAACTATGGCAACTTAGCATTAGTACCAACAAAAAACTTTTTTTATGGTATGAAATTGCGAGAAGAAACTTTAATAGAATTAGAACCTGGTAAAACAGTAATTATAAAATTACTATCTGTGGGCATACCTAATGAGCAAGGTATGAGAACTGTATTTTTTAAAGTAAATGGAGAAAATAGATTTGTTGAAGTATTAGACAAATCTTTAAATATTACTGTAGAAGAAAATGAGAAAATAGATCCTGCTAATACCAACCATATTGGTGCACCATTACAAGGTTCATTATACAAAGTATTAGTAAAAAAGGGACAGGAAGTAAAAGAAAACGATCCTTTATTTATAATTGAAGCCATGAAAATGGAAACAACTGTTACGGCCTTTAAATCTGGAATTGTTAAAAAAATTAGTTTAAAAGAAGGTAATATGGTTAAACAAGACGATTTAATTGTAACTATAGAATAATAGAAGAAAAACTATTTACAAGTTTAAAAACCACCTTTTTAGGTGGTTTTTTGTTTTTGGCTTTGTAAATTATTTGTAGTAGCTTCGTTTTAAGTATTTAAAAGTCCCAAATTCTTCAAAAAAACTTAAAAAAATGAAAAAACTTATTCTATTAATACTAATACTAAATGTTGGTACTTTATTCTCTCAGTCTAAAGAATCTAAACTAAAATTAAACGACTCTTGGTTTGCTACAACCGTAGAAAGCGAAGGAAAACCTGTTATTGTAAGAGGTAGAAAACATTTAAAAAACTTTACAGACTCTAAGCAATATAATGATCACGTAGAGTTTGTTTGGACATTTAATTCACAAACAAACAATGGTATTCCTACTGCTGAAGAAAATAAATTAATGACAGAAATTGAAGACGCATTAATTAAAAGTTTAGAGCATGATTTACAATCTATACTTACAATAGTGTACAGCCACAAAAACCGTAAAACATGGTTATTTTACACAACTTCGGTTGCAGAATTAAAAAAACGTGTTAGTGCCACATTATTAGAATTTGAAAAAATTCCTATTCAAGTGTCTTTTAATAAAGACAGAACTTGGAATTTATATACCAATACTTTAAAAAAATATGGCTTAGAACCTAGGTAGTATAAACTTTGTTTAAATAAAGAACAAATATTAAGCCTTAATTTAAATAAATAATGAATTGTTTCACCTTTAACCATATTGCACTTTCTGTTAAAGATGTAGATGTATCTGTTTTATTTTATAAAAACGTTTTTAATCTTGAAGAAATTAAAAATACAGCTTCTACATCAAAAACAAGATGGCTTAAATTTAATGACGACAGACAATTACATTTAATACCAAGACCAGATAGTGAAATAAAAACTAACAAAGCTGTACATTTTGCCTTAGCTACATTAAATTTTAATGCATTTGTAGAGCACTTAGAGTCTTTAGGTATAGACTATTCAGACTGGCGTAACACACCAAAAAAAGATTATATTAGAAACGATGGTATTAAGCAAATTTACTTTCAAGATCCAGATGATTATTGGATTGAAGTAAATAATGATTACTAATTTTTATTTTTTTAAATGAAAACGACTTCGCAAATAGCAAAACATATATTAGAATTTCATTTTGGAGGAAATTGGACTGCTTCAAATTTAAAAACAGTTTTAGATTCTGTAACCTGGCAACAAGCAACAACTAAAATACAGGATTTTAATACTATAGCTACATTAGTATTTCATATAAATTATTATATAGACGCTAATTTAAAAGTACTTGAAGGCGAAAAACTAAATGCTAAAGATGCCTTAAGTTTTAATCATCCACCAATTACAAACCAAAAAGACTGGGAGCAATTTTTAGATAAAATTTTTACTCAAGCTAAACAATTTGCAGAATTAATTGAACAATTACCAGACACTAAACTTCAAGCCTTTTTTGTAGACCAAAAATATGGTACTTACTTTAGAAATTTACTTGGTATTATAGAGCACTCACATTACCATTTAGGACAAATTGTTATGTTAAAAAAACTAGTAGTTGTTTAAATTAATTAAACTTAGCAGTAAGTGTTTCTACTATAGTCTCTATTTTTTTGTTTTTAGCCTTTTTTTCTAAAACCACTGGTGGCGATTGCCTTACCTCACAATTTTCTACTGTACAACGTTGGCAAGTTACACCAACATTTTGCATTTTAATATTTGCATCGCTTAAAAAATTAAGTTTACGTTGTAGTTGTTTATTAATTAATAAACCTATACTTATACTTCGATATTGCCTATCTTTAAAAGGATCTCTTGTTGCTGATGATAGTACCAAATATTTTTCACCATCATCTTTATAATTAGAAATCTGTATATCAAATTCATGACTATTTTTATTTTCACTTATATCTTTTAAAACTTTTAAAGACACCCAACGTCTACAGTAATGCTCGTTTGTTTCGTTTGCATGTGGCGAGTGTTGATGTGATAAATGCAACTCTTTATTTAAATAAAAAGCATTACTACCTGCCGTGTGAGAAAAACGTAAGAAAAACAGATTTTGAATATTAAATGCTTTTGGTAAAATATTGGTTAACCTTTGGTAAAAAGATTCTGGAGAAGCATTAAAACTCTCTATAGATTCTATAAATAAGTTAGACTGAAATGTTTCTTTTTCAAAAATATTAGCTAATTGTTTCTTTAGTTTTTCACGAGAAATAATTAATGCACCTGCAAAATATGAAGCATAAAAATTATTTAAAACTTGATCAAAAGTATCAAACTTAATCCATGGAAAAGTAAACAAGCGCTCCTTAATTTCAAGAAAATTATAAGCCAATTCCTTCGCATAAATAAATGTACGTTGAGATTCGTCTATTTCATTGTTTAGCAGTAAGGTTTTAGTTTTTGGTACATAAACCGAACGTAAATTTCCTAAAGCCTCATGTTTATTTAATTCATTTTTTTCAATAGTATAACCATACTCTTCAATTAATATTTCTTCTAAATCTTTAGAGTTAATAAAACTATCTAAATTTAAATGGTAAGCTTTTGCAAAAGCTAAAACATTTTGCTCTAAGTCATGAAAATAATTATTATTAGCTTCTTGAAACGAGCGTACAGAGGCTAAATAAAAACTTTCTCGACTAAAATTATAATGTTGTGCTATTTCAATAATAGTACTAATAAATGCATTTACTTTTGCTGGTGCATTAGCAACTATATCTATTAAATTACTTTCTTTAATACCAAAGAGTTCTAGCGGTATTTCTTTTAAAATTTTAGACTGAAGCAAATCACCTATTGGTGCTAAATTTTTATCTAACTTTAAAGATACCATTTGGTCATAAGGCACATCTAATCGTTCTGAAAGAATCGCTATTTTGTCTGGCTTTGGGTATTTTTTTCCGTTTTCAATTTCATTTAAATAAGACTTTGATAAGCCAGATAATTTAGACAAACCAAATAGAGATAAATCTTTATCTGTACGTATCTGCTTTAGCTTTAAACCAAATATAAGTTTAATATAATCTTCTTCCATAAAAACAAATATACACTTTTTTGCGAATATTATTTTTTTTGCGAAAATAAATATTTAGCGAACGTTCGCTTGTTTTTTAAAAATCTTTGTTCTAATATTGTACTATAAAATTATAACAGTATGGAAAACACGCTTTTAAAATCGCACAAAATTACTTTCTCTAAAGAAGTAAAAAATTACTATCCAGAAATTTTAACCGATGATGCTTTTAACTTTTTAACTGCGCTTCACGAAAAATTTAATTCTAAACGTTTAGAACTTTTAAAAAGAAGAGAACAACAGCAGTTAGTTTTTGATACAGGTAAATTTCCAAACTTTCCAATAGAAACCAAAACTATAAGAGAAAGCGACTGGACAGCAGGAAACATACCACACGATTTACAAGATAGACGTGTAGAAATTACAGGACCTGTTAATAGAAAAATGATAATTAATGCTCTAAACTCTGGCGCCAAAACCTTTATGGCAGATTTAGAAGACAGCAATGCGCCTACCTGGAAAAATACTATTGACGGACAACAAAACTTAATGGATGCCAACAACAAAACCATTGCTTTAGTAGATACAAAAAGAAATAAATCTTACAAGCTAAATAACAAAACCGCTGTATTATTAGTAAGACCTAGAGGTTTGCATTTAAATGAAAGGCATATTTTAATTAACAACCAAGAAACCTCAGGAAGTTTGGTAGATTTTGGTTTATATGTTTTTCATAACGCAGCAACACTATTAAAAAACAATACAGCACCTTACTTCTATTTACCAAAATTAGAACATTATTTAGAAGCGCGCTGGTGGAATGAGGTTTTTGCTTTTGCTCAAGACTATTTAAAAATACCTTTAGGTACATTTAAAGCAACAGTTTTAGTAGAAACAATAACTGCAAGCTTTCAATTAGACGAGATTATTTACGAATTAAAAGATCACATTGTAGGCTTAAACTGTGGACGTTGGGATTATATTTTTTCATATATCAAAAAGTTTAGAAACCACTCTAACTTTGTTGTTCCTAATCGCGATCAAGTAACAATGGAAACACCGTTTATGGACGCTTACTCTAAGTTAGTAATACAACGTTGCCATAAAAGAGGCATACTAGCAATTGGCGGTATGGCTGCTCAAATTCCTATTAAAAATAACGAACAAGCCAATGCTAATGCATTAGAAAAAGTAAGAAAAGATAAAGAACGTGAAGTAAAAAACGGCCACGATGGTACTTGGGTTGCGCATCCTGCTTTAGTTAATGTTGCGTTAAATGAGTTTAATAAACACATGCCAAATGCAAACCAATTACACATAACAAGAGATGATATTAATATTACAGAACATGATTTAGTGCAATTACCAAAAGGTACAATAACTGAAGCTGGTATTAGAAAAAACATTAATGTAGGCATTTTATATACCGAAGCTTGGCTACGCGGTCATGGAGCTGTTGCACTGTATAACTTAATGGAAGATGCTGCTACAGCAGAAATTTCACGAACACAAATTTGGCAGTGGTTAAAAAATAAAGTTATTATTGAAGATGGTCGCGAATTTAACCAAGCGTTTTACAATGAGTTATTTAATGATGAAGTTGAAAAAATAATTACCGAAATTGGAGAAGAAAACATAAAAAACACAAAGTTTAAACTTGCTATAGACCTTTTTAACTCTTTAGTTCTCGCGGAAACATTTGAAGAATTTTTAACACTTCCAGCTTACCAATACATTTAAAAAAACAATCCTGCGATTGCGGCAACAATCTACAGGATCTAATTATTAATAATAAATAACGTAACACAAAATTATGAAAAATTTAGCACAAACAAATTATAGCTCTGCGCTAGAAACAGTAAGAAGCCTAAAAGCTAAATATGGAAATACCTGGGATGCAATATTACCAGAAAGCGCTGCAAGAATGGCAATACAAAATAGATTTAAAACAGGTTTAGATATTGCTAAATATACCGCTGCCATTATGAGAAAAGACATGGCAGAGTACGATGCAGACACTACAAAATACACGCAATCTTTAGGTTGTTGGCATGGTTTTGTTGCCCAACAAAAAATGATAGCTGTTAAAAAACATCACCAAACTACAAACAAAAAATACTTATACCTTTCTGGTTGGATGGTTGCTGCATTACGTTCAGAGTTTGGCCCATTACCAGACCAATCTATGCATGAAAAAACTGCTGTACCTGAATTAATTGCAGAAATTTATGATTTCTTGCGTCAAGCAGATGCTATAGAATTAAACGATTTATTTAGACGCTTAGAAAATGGTGAAGACGTACAAGACAAAATAGATAATTTCGAAACTCACATTGTACCTATTATAGCAGATATTGATGCTGGTTTTGGTAATGAAGAAGCAACCTATTTATTATCAAAAAAAATGATACAAGCTGGTGCTTGTGCAATACAAATTGAAAACCAAGTATCTGATGCTAAACAATGCGGTCACCAAGATGGCAAAGTTACCGTACCACATGAGGATTTTATAGCAAAACTAAATGCAGTAAGATATGCTTTTTTAGAATTAGGTATTGAAGACGGGATTATAGTTGCTAGAACAGATTCTGAAGGTGCAGGATTAACACAAAAACTTCCTGTAAGTCAAAAACCTGGAGATTTAGCATCACAATATCTTGCCTTTGTTGAAGCAGAAGAAATTGATATTAATAATGCTAAAGAAGATGATGTTTTACTTAAAAGAGATGGTAAACTTGTTAGACCTGTTCGTCTTGCCAATGGCTTATATAAATTTAGAGATGGTACCAATATTGACCGTGTTGTATTAGATTGTGTAACTAGCTTACAAAATGGAGCAGATTTATTATGGATAGAAACACCAACTCCAAACGTTAAACAAATAGCGCATATGGTTAATAGAGTGCGCGAAACAATTCCAAACGCAAAATTGGTATACAATAATTCACCATCATTTAACTGGACTTTAAATTTTAGAAATCAAGCATATGATGCTATGCTTTTAGAAGGAAAAAACCTTACGGCATATGATAGAAACAATTTAATGGCTGAAGAGTATGATAATTCAGAGTTAAGTCTGCGTGCAGACCAAAATATAAAAACGTTTCAAGCAGATGCATCAAGAGAAGCCGGAATATTTCACCACTTAATAACCTTACCAACTTATCACACAACTGCGTTGCATATGAATAATTTAACTCAAGGATACTTTGGTAAAGAAGGCATGTTAACTTATGTAAAAGAAGTACAACGTCAAGAGATTAGAAAAGGCGTATCATGCGTAAAACACCAAAGAATGGCAGGATCTGATTTAGGTGATGATCATAAAACATTTTTTGCAGGAGAAAAAGCACTAAAAGCTAGCGGAGAAAATAACACATCAAACCAATTTGAAAACACTACTAAAACTACTCCTTTTATAAATATTGCAGTATAACTTAAAACATTCTTAACTATAAAAAAGAGTTAGCTTTTAGCTAACTCTTTTTTTATTTTAATTAAATGCTTCTTAAAGTAAAAGTGTTTCATTAAATCTTTTATTATTTTAGTCTTATGCTTAATTATAAACTATAATCTAAAGACTTATGAGCAATCAGTTAAAAATTAACGGTAAAATTTTAAACAAAGCTAAAGTGCTAAATTTAATAGAAAAAAATAGTACTATAGAAGCAGTTAAATACGTAAAAGATGAAACAAATTTATCTTTAAAAGATTCTAAGGATATTGTAGACAACCTTCTAGAAAATCCAGAATTTTATGGCGGTGCAGAAAATACTATTATAGAACCAACCATAACAGAAAGAAATGTTATTGTAAAAAATAAAGAACGTAATTTTAAAGGCTCTCATGTTTTAAAAAACAAGCAAACAAAAGCCAAAAACTCGATTATTATTTTTTTATTAATTGTAGTACTAATATTAACTTATTTTCTTTTAAAATAGATTTAAAAATATACTATTGAAAAACAAAAAAATAAAACTAACCTTTAATGATAGAAAACAGTTTATAGTGTTTGCCATAAAAAAACACTTAGGCTTATTAGGTATTTGGTTAGTATTTATAATTTTCGGTGCTTTTTTTGCATATTTAGGTAGTAAATTTAAAACTGATGGTACATTATTTATGGCTTTTGGTTTTGGGTTTA from Lacinutrix sp. 5H-3-7-4 includes the following:
- a CDS encoding YitT family protein, whose translation is MIRKITVLLKREQTIKELKSYTNVMIGSLILAIAYVIFIIPHNIVPGGILGLSIVINKLTGLSVGIVALCINIPLLLWGTKVLGKKTGLKTAFSMVLVSFYIDIFTKIFRNKIFVEDVLISSLFGGVIIGFSVFMVMKAGATTGGNDILVRILAKKIKRPFSQLILMVDGIVIALGIFVFNDFTMAAYSIVAIIAISKTIAYYIKQSAMHMTVFVFSEKNLLIQEAFLNNKKHTNTILKLIHHDSQGKLILITKNRKQIEAVKAVVYKVDDKADISVLESTTETV
- a CDS encoding pyruvate carboxylase; translated protein: MKIKKVLVANRSEIAIRVLRACTELNITTVAIYTYEDRYSQHRNKADESYQIGEDNQPLKPYLDIEAIIDLAKSKNVDAIHPGYGFLSENSEFARQCAANGIIFIGPDPKVMDALGDKITAKKVAVKCNVPIIESNKKKLTSLKVALSQAETIGYPIMLKAASGGGGRGMRIIRKAEDLELNFDSARNEALNAFGDDTMFLEKYVEDPKHIEVQIVADNHGNIRHLHERDCSVQRRHQKVVEIAPSHNVSENVKQQLYKYAVSIAKEVNYNNIGTVEFLVDREDNIYFIEVNPRIQVEHTVTEMVTGIDLVKTQIFVAGGYKLSSQQIKIYDQDSIATYGFALQCRLTTEDPANNFTPDYGNVTTYRSASGMGIRLDAGSIYQGYQVSPFFDSMLVKVSSHGRTLDGATRKMIRALKEFRIRGVKTNIHFLQNVIQHPTFKDGKVTVNFIQNTPALFKIKLPQDRTSKVVKYLAETIVNGNPDVKFIEENKVFRNPKIPKFSLSEAYPKGTKDLLTELGPEKFCAWLKDEKKIHFTDTTMRDAHQSLLATRMRTFDMLKVAESYAKNHPNTFSMEVWGGATFDVCLRFLHESPWTRLRELRKAVPNILFQMLLRGSNGVGYKAYPDNLIEKFVEKSWENGVDIFRIFDSLNWVKAMEPSINYVRNKTGGIAEAALSYTGDILDVNETKYNLKYYTQLAKDLENAGAHMIAIKDMAGLLKPYAATELVSALKDTVNVPIHLHTHDTSSLQTATYLKAIEAGVDVVDVALSGLSGLTSQPNFNAVVEMMKNQPRAHDFNMPKLNEFSNFWEDTRELYYPFESGLKAGTAEVFEHEIPGGQYSNLRPQATALGLGDRFDEVKKMYAAVNKLFGNLVKVTPSSKVVGDMAIFMVTNNLTTEDVMERGEEISFPESVISFFKGDLGQPAGGFPKKLQKIILKNRKPYTNRPNAHLEPIDFDTEYKAFKKKFQKGFTRAIEMEDFLSYTLYPKVFEKAHENYKNYGNLALVPTKNFFYGMKLREETLIELEPGKTVIIKLLSVGIPNEQGMRTVFFKVNGENRFVEVLDKSLNITVEENEKIDPANTNHIGAPLQGSLYKVLVKKGQEVKENDPLFIIEAMKMETTVTAFKSGIVKKISLKEGNMVKQDDLIVTIE
- a CDS encoding DUF695 domain-containing protein; the encoded protein is MKKLILLILILNVGTLFSQSKESKLKLNDSWFATTVESEGKPVIVRGRKHLKNFTDSKQYNDHVEFVWTFNSQTNNGIPTAEENKLMTEIEDALIKSLEHDLQSILTIVYSHKNRKTWLFYTTSVAELKKRVSATLLEFEKIPIQVSFNKDRTWNLYTNTLKKYGLEPR
- a CDS encoding VOC family protein, whose protein sequence is MNCFTFNHIALSVKDVDVSVLFYKNVFNLEEIKNTASTSKTRWLKFNDDRQLHLIPRPDSEIKTNKAVHFALATLNFNAFVEHLESLGIDYSDWRNTPKKDYIRNDGIKQIYFQDPDDYWIEVNNDY
- a CDS encoding DinB family protein, translating into MKTTSQIAKHILEFHFGGNWTASNLKTVLDSVTWQQATTKIQDFNTIATLVFHINYYIDANLKVLEGEKLNAKDALSFNHPPITNQKDWEQFLDKIFTQAKQFAELIEQLPDTKLQAFFVDQKYGTYFRNLLGIIEHSHYHLGQIVMLKKLVVV
- a CDS encoding helix-turn-helix domain-containing protein yields the protein MEEDYIKLIFGLKLKQIRTDKDLSLFGLSKLSGLSKSYLNEIENGKKYPKPDKIAILSERLDVPYDQMVSLKLDKNLAPIGDLLQSKILKEIPLELFGIKESNLIDIVANAPAKVNAFISTIIEIAQHYNFSRESFYLASVRSFQEANNNYFHDLEQNVLAFAKAYHLNLDSFINSKDLEEILIEEYGYTIEKNELNKHEALGNLRSVYVPKTKTLLLNNEIDESQRTFIYAKELAYNFLEIKERLFTFPWIKFDTFDQVLNNFYASYFAGALIISREKLKKQLANIFEKETFQSNLFIESIESFNASPESFYQRLTNILPKAFNIQNLFFLRFSHTAGSNAFYLNKELHLSHQHSPHANETNEHYCRRWVSLKVLKDISENKNSHEFDIQISNYKDDGEKYLVLSSATRDPFKDRQYRSISIGLLINKQLQRKLNFLSDANIKMQNVGVTCQRCTVENCEVRQSPPVVLEKKAKNKKIETIVETLTAKFN